The DNA sequence tatatatgcTTGAGGAGCGTGCAAATCcccataaaaaatgttagtaggttaataatttcttaatttttgtttgtgaaatgatttttagttttgcAATTTCTACACATTTCTAAATAAATGTATCGAGTCATCCATGAACAATATTTtgcggatggagggagtatgtattCAATTGCAAAGcatttaaattatacttttaGGAAAGTAAAGAAtgtaatttaatactccattcgtcaCAACCAACGGCGTATCCAGTATAGTTGATTCGAGAGTacgaaatttttgaaaaaaaattaattaactcatTCAAATATCCCGCGCATCTAAGTTCCATTTTCTCGCTGCCACAGCAGCATTCCGGTATTTCATCGATCATATTCATTTTGCTGAAACAGATAAAAGCTTAAATGAAGACACAAAAACAAGCacaatttacaaattatacCATAAATCATTCATTACATCACTGTCTGCCAAATGTTTTGAAATAGTTCACACTTTTGTTTAACAACACAGAAGCATGGAAATACAAAATGGGTTTAAGCTAATAGTTATTTCACATGCTCATTGCAATGCTATCACGAAACTGCGTCCACGCTGCAGTTGGCTCAACACAGTCAACATAATCAAGCCCAATGTTCTCCTCTTCTTGGATTGTGTTTGATGCCGTGCTGTCTAGTGCAAGTTCTACTGGATCAATCTCCATCTCACGGCGAATGAAATTGTGGAGTAGGAAGCATGCCATGATCATCCGGATTTGTATCTTAATTGGATAAAACGAAGCACTCCGGAGGATTCCCCACCTCATTTTGAGGACTGCAAAAGCTCGTTCTATGATATTTCTTGCCTTTGTGTGTCGCATGTTGAATAATTCCTCGGCATTTTGTGGTGTCTCTGTACCTGGACCGAACTCTTTCAGATGATATCGAACTCCCTTGTAGGGTACTAGAAACTCGTTGCTGTTAGCATATGCATTATCGCAAAGATAATAACACCCTGAATAGAATTGGTGGAAATGTTATCAGTGACACCTTGGAAACATTATCAATTTGCAAGACATTGGAATAAACTATGCAGGTCAAGTAAGGTGCACATATGACGTACCCTGTGGTACTTTCAACCCATTGGGTCGTACTACCGCATCTCTAAGAACACGGGAGTCACCGGCAGACCCTTCCCAGCCAGGGAGTAAGTAAACGAACTGCATGTTACGGTCGCAGGTAGCGAGTGTATTGGTTGCTATCTGCCCTTTCCGGGTTCTATACCTTGGTTTGTCTTCGTTACTCACTAACACATTGACGTGGGTACCATCAAGGGCACCTAGACATCCCTAAGTAAGTCAACAAAATCACACAGCTTAGGAAGTGTTAGTGCACTTTATAAAATGACGAATGCATTCAATTTAAAAGATAGAACAGATGATAACCATTACCAATTGATGTAAGGAGTTTTACCTTAAACCATTTCCACGGTGGTCCGTGCAATCATCGGGGACAGGTATGGGCTTCGCTAGGAGGACAGAGTGTAAATTGAGTACAACACATAAAACTTTATGTACATAATAAGAAATAGTGCCACCCGAACGCCAGAAACTAAACCCCAAACTACGATTTTTCCTATGGTGCGCTAAGACTGACACAAATATAGCTACTTGTTCTTCAACCCCAACGCATTTTCCCATCTTCAGACCCCCACGCTCACAGAGTATATGACATAGTCGACCAAACGTGTTACGATCCATACGCAGGTTGGAGACACAATCTGCATTTGACACATGCAGTAGGCGATTCAATCGCTGCAACTGTACAGGGATCTTGCTCAGCTGAACCGGCGAACATGCTCAACAATCCTGCGTTTTTTCCGTGTAGAACGTGTGCGCAGATATCGATGAATAAGAGCCGTCGTCTCAACTCGATAGAGCAACATAATATCCTCGAGCATCAGGCACAAGTGGGCTTGATTTGTATGACGTGTTggcataattatttttgcctTGGTCTACTAAATAACAACTATACCGAGCAGGGTACAATCAACATTAACATAAATGTAACAAGCTTCATCATTTTCAAACAACTGAGAAACGTAAACACAGATACGGATACTACACACAAAgtgataaataatattcttatgATCGAAAACACCCGCAAAAATTTGGGCTTGACGGAAAAGAGCTACAACTAGAGACACAATGAAAGCTCTTTTCAAAATTGCACACGGcataaaaatgcaattagGCCATGATTTTTACCTGGGGATTAAGTCAATCAAAGCTCGCCTCGAAAGATAGGTGATGCAAATTCGCGTCTGGAGATGAGATGAGGCGGACTACCGCTGAGCTTGTCTGATGAATTTGAGTCGTTAGAGTCACAAGTTTTGTGTCCCTTCTTGCGTTTTGCTCACGAAATTGTAGAAAATTCTGCTTGTCCGGTATTGAAACCCAATTGCTGAACAAACCTCACCCACAACCGCTGATTAACTGCTTCAGAACAAAAAGATCAGGATACGTATTAGGGAGCCCTCAATTAGTCGATTGGTATAAGCTAAAAATCTTTACCGGAGCGAGCTCAAGCATGTCACTGTTGTTGGAGAAGTGGGTAGTGAGGAATTTAGGGCTCCTGTGTTTCTCCGACGATTTGGGGAAATGAGAAATGGGTTTGAGGGTAATAAGCTCGTTTTGGGGTGTGAGAACTATTCAAAGGGGTATATTTGGGATTTTGTGTTCATTTCTCGGTGCATTGACTGaggcaaaaattaaaaaccacaaaaatcTCCTGATTTGTTTTATGCATATAACATATTGGAACAGTGCGCAAAATCTTGAAGCTTGAACACTCTATTAAGCCTAGAATTCAAGGCATTTCTGGCCATATCAAGGACCTTGAACATGCCCTTAATGTATTTCTTTTAGATGTTATTGGTGTGATAACTAGCCCTGGAAGAGTGATTGCTTAGTCCATATATAGGCTTACTGAAATTGAGATAGAATATGAGAAGTAAGTTCAGAAATATATCTTGAatcatgatttttatattatttagctaaactgactctttatcttttattttcagtCATAATAAGCTGTTTTTCACTATATGAGATTCAAATGTTGACCTCTATCTGACTTAATTGAAAAAGAGGTGATGGTTCCATTCCTATAGTGATTGTCCAGTTTTGCAAGAGAAATTTTTTCAGAGGTTACTTatctttattgatttatatcaATCCAACTTTAAGATTGTTATCTATTGCTATTTATGAATAACATGTTCTTTATTTATTaggtgaaataaaaatttctacTCATTTTCAACCCTCGAAAGTTGTCATAaatgttgatgttgatgaaGTTAAACAGTTTAGAAACAAGTAGTTATTTTTAAGGAATGGATTTTTAGAATAatagtgtttttattttcttcatctttaaggaattgatttattacttattaattCTGAATTTTCTTGGTTTAGGATAAAAGATGATGTCAGATTTCTTAACTTTACTACTGTTACTCAAGAAGGACAAATGATTGGAGGGGAATATGATGATCTCCAGTTGAAATCCCTTGAGGAATTGTCTTGCTTATGGGTAATGCATAATTTTTAGACTTTTAATCTCAATATTGTTTCTCTTTTTGaagtttatttgtaaaatttcaatagtTTCTTTTTGGATGTGATTTTCAGGAGGGATCGTGTTGGGTTTTTGGCAAGACTGAGTCGGTTGAGTGCCACTATAATGAATGGTTTTATTTGGCTTGCAAGACTTGCATGAAGAAGGTTAGATAAGTGGACAATAAGTATAATTGTACTGGATGTCACATGACTTATTCTTATGCAGTTAAAAGGTTTGACActcatatttgaatttatttatatacatatagatGTATTATTTTCAGCAATTTGCCTAAATAAGTAATATCAATGTTGTTATCTTTTGTAGGTTCAGAATTATTGTGAATGTTGTTGATCACACCACCAATGCTTCTTTGTTGTTGTGGGATAGGGAAGGTATCCAGTTATTAGGAAGAAATGTGTCTGACTTAGTTGGAGATGTTGGTCAGGTTTGCCTTTTTAAATTCTCTAGATTCATAGTCTTGCAAACTTAGTAGTACTAATGTGGATTCTGTTTTTGCATGCTTTTCCTATTAATTCCATTCCACATCAGATTGAAGAAACTGTTGTTGGTCAGAATGTTTTGTTCAATCTTCAGCTgaaaaatcatactccctctgttccatagtaatagaggcaattcttttcggcacagagattaagaaaaattgtgttaggtgagttaagtaaaggggaaaaaaagtggaaaatgaaaaaggtagagagatgaagagagagtaaagtaggtgtggaaaaatgtgttgactttttactaaaaagggaaatgactctattactatagaacgaagggagtattgaatattatatgaGCTACCCATTCACTGTCAACAAGGTGTGCACTATACCTGATGTGGTTGAGAAGTATACTCTAAGGATTTGGGTGACAGATTTTTGAATCTGATGTGAAGTTGTCTGATCTTCTTTTTGGAAATGATCTTTCTAAGGTATgtagattatttattttagatattgtttttacattttttagtaaaaataaatgatatttcatttttattttaggtttCTCAGAAATCACCTGATTTGTCTACTCTTATGAATGAGAATGTGAATGATTGGTCTGTTGGTGGTTCTGAATTTCCTTTTGGAACTGATGTTGATGAGtattttagtttagtttttggttttttgcCTTTTCATGTTTTGCACATATTTAACTCTATGCtaacttaattttaatgtatttatagGTTTCTTAGAATGCTTTTCTCACTCCTGATCAGTCAACTGCTATTAAGGGGAAAGGTATTGAATGGGTTGCTGAAGGCTCTGTGAAGAGATGTCTGGACTTGGAGTTTGAAGAGTGTGATGATGTTAGTGGTGttcaatccaaaaaaaaagagaaagttgGTGGTATTAATGGCTTTTGAGGGAAGTCAGTACTGGTGTTTTCATGTTTTGCATTCTGATCTTATGTTGTTGAAAGGATTTTGAACAATATTTTGTCCTTTGCTATCAtttcacattattattaaggtttttttgtgtttttcacgttatttccttctttttaCCTCCTTTATTCTTTGATTTTGTCAGCAttttagtttgaatttatgaGTCCTTGACTTAGAATTATAACCATAATATGATGGTGGAAGTTTTTTATGCATTCATATTAGCAAGTATATCATGCAAACAATTGTCATCATCCTTTTTAAACTAGAATCTATTATTTCCAATCCTATAAcctatatttctaaattatacTATCTAAATAACCTTTTATGCTCCTTTAACTTCTTTCCTTGGTTGCTTCTCCTCATTCAAAACCTTATGTATTTTGGTGTTATTCACCACTTGAGCTACTGAAATCAGAAAACTCTTTCAAGAAAGATCATTGATGCTATATAATGTGTATTATTGCAATAACATAAAGACATGAAGCTTTCTTTCTTTGTTATGTTATGCTAAATCCTTTGAATATATGATtgaaatatattcaattaccAGAcaatcatttttcaattttacgATATGTTAGT is a window from the Salvia hispanica cultivar TCC Black 2014 chromosome 1, UniMelb_Shisp_WGS_1.0, whole genome shotgun sequence genome containing:
- the LOC125202826 gene encoding uncharacterized protein LOC125202826, which gives rise to MQFVYLLPGWEGSAGDSRVLRDAVVRPNGLKVPQGCYYLCDNAYANSNEFLVPYKGVRYHLKEFGPGTETPQNAEELFNMRHTKARNIIERAFAVLKMRWGILRSASFYPIKIQIRMIMACFLLHNFIRREMEIDPVELALDSTASNTIQEEENIGLDYVDCVEPTAAWTQFRDSIAMSM